actttaatgtaggtgtatcgcttcaaattctattagtgaaaaagagtaaagcttgcacaattcatacaatcaatcaactaactgatattcggaaaagtgatgggagcgtgtcagttttttcgtattaacgacatccagttatgtctctgacattactcacccgccttttttttttgctcgccaagtcagttttgcgtgcacgctcattcaatgttactctcaagtgagtagtttgtactcacttttgctcatttagttcaaatgtcaaaaagtgagtaatattgatttagaagaatgagtaacttcgactcagtttctaaattgacaactcacagagctttgaaaacgttgtgtgaaaatttacgttcactgaacttttccctttgtcgGAGGCGGAACTTTTCCTTTTGTCGGAGGCGGAACGGAGGAAGGCAGACGGATCCTTTCCAATGACCGATGAACAGGTAGCGGCTTCCTTCATTCTTTGCTTTAAACAAATACCGActtacttatttgtttaaagaaAAGAATTCCTTATTCCAATCCCTTATTCAATTCGAATGATTTAGTAATGtttactcactcgagctaattttaccatttgtagcactaagtaaatgttactcagaatttgacaaataccatatttactcaaaagtgagtaaacaagctttgctcagtatagagtagttccacttttaacgaaagtgagtgaaattgtactcactttagagtaacattgaacgagcgtgtgtcatattttatagagaaattgctgccagcaagtcatacttgctgactgcagattttttttcagatttacagaccctgtctgcagatatttgaaatttttacctggcatctctgcgttcAATTAACCATCGCGAttacccagtaaatccgagcatcggacgcatcgtgcaagaaagcttttgactGCGTTtcaagcttacatagtgtatcgatagaacaaaagagtgatgaaaataccaaagcagagagcggatgtcttatACGCAGAGGatgggatatatcggggttggattttcaACTCCGagcatagggccagagtttttctggccctaagaggcgaatgaccttaaggttaaagcctctatggtcgaaacaaaagaatgtttaacactatACCACACCTTATCGGGAAGACGTCGGcttgaaaatgccttgtttgatatttcttcgctctgtttctctagcgatacataatgtaaaaataaagatttcttaggacgacgcggttgatgcaaatggtgcagaattgtccgatgacgggccgatcgaagcgctacgatcggccccatatcgtgctcaatcggtccgataatcgggccgatgatcggaccgatacGGGTCGACAAATTTCATAGGGTAGCGGTTTGTGGTTGCGATCCGtcggcagggttgccacatatacagattaatctgcattttacagatttttcagataaatttgtgaccaagattctgtatatgcagaatacagattttttggcaaaaaatacagatttgtacagatttttgatagcgtggattaaaaattgtttAATGATTGAGTTAAAATGTATTAAataatgttattgatttttttcaaagtgaaaacattaTCCTGATTGTGTGTTAATTCTAAAAAGAGGATAAAACTTATATAAAAGAGTATGTTAAGGACATTAAACACAGATGTTATATCTGCTATATTCGTTTATGCTTGCTTTTAGTTACAACTAGTGTAGCGTAATTGCGTATGCCTTCAAAAGttgcttctgataagatggaaaGATTATGGCCTCGGCCATAACGTAAGGTAGTAAAGAAGAACGATTGCCAATCGCATTATACCTAATGaacgaaagtgaaaataatcagacTAAGTTctcactttcagattggatgttaaaagttttttgtcaaatcagggTCAAACGCAAAAACAACTTAGAGAGGGTCACGCGCAAAAAaaacttccagcgttttttcaactacaacatcataaaattcagactaagaaaagttttggtttctttaaatttgggttctaaagacttttctttcctttgtgcttcgatttcttatcacttctatatacagattttcaatacaggtttttgagctcccgatacagatttacagatttttcttctgaaaaatgcagatttaaatgtggcaaccctgtccGTCGGTTCCGTTGCAAGTTCAAATACGTTCGGTGCGTCGCTTGTTCGGTTCTGTTCTTCTTTTAGTCGCgaacaaaaattacattttctgTTGGCAAAAGTAATTAGTTCAAGCGtaaattgtaacaaaaaaaaaattgctattCGGTGAATCGATCGGTTGAAAATGCGTCGCGGTTCCGTTGTTcggttagatgaaaaaaaaatcgaattcgcGTGTGCCACCGATGAAAaatggctgctgctgctgctttcgAAAGGCTGTGCATTATGCGAAATGGAAAATATAAGGAGAAATAGTGTTGTTTGCAGCGGTGAAACCGTCTTTTTCGACGGTGAAAAATGTGTGCCAATCCAGAGAaaagtggcccttattaccggtgtcactacacggtgaaaaccaagtcaaGTGAATgggacccttattatgggtatcacttcacggtggaaatcaaatgaagtgaatgtaggtccttattacggaagtcgcttctgagacaaaagtaattacttgaatgaacttgatgtcattattttcatcacgccaccaacattttgttgaaaaaattagttttttccaccacagtgatcacttcactgtgCGTGAtaatggtaataggtaaaatcaagtgaagtgacatgtaagtgaagtgaatgtgaaagtggaagtgagaacggtactaAGGGccagtgttttttttgttttcgttggaaAATGGTTTTGTGGTGAAGAGAAAAAATGTGGTCTAGTTTTAAGCTTTTTTTTCCACCAAAGCTGCGATAAAAAAGTGGAGCTTTTATTGTTTATGAGTGTATGAGTGAGTGGTGTTTAGGCTTGTAGAGTTGAAGTGAGATTTTGTGAGGAAAATTTCATCACTAAAACTGCCGATCGGATTATGTCAGGttagtaaaaattaaaaatattaaatttattgACTTTCTGGAATATATCGGAAAATGATATCGCGCTGCTGGCACGTTGATTCTTGATCGATTTTTGGCCACTTCCAAGTAATCGGTAGGGCACTTCTGTAGTAAAAATCGTACTGATGGGAGTTTAAGAAGGCCAACAGGTCCGTCGGTATCGGATAGGTAGAAGCTATTCctataaatagaaaaaaaaacttttacgttttCAAAGCGCATTTTTCCTGGTGGATGGGGGAAAACTCACCATTTTTATAGGCATATTCGCTTACTTGAAGGGCAATTTGCAAGGAACAATCTTTTATATTACTCAGCGGAGGATACAGCGATCCTTGGGATAAATCCTCGTCCAAAATTTGACTCGCCAGGGCTTTGGCCGCCTCCAGGAACATTTCATCCGGAATGTGGTACGAACCGGACACGATCACTCCCAGTGCAACTCCCGGAAAGATGTAAGCGTTGTTGGCTTGACCCGTTTTGTAGATCCTCCCGTTGTGTTGCACTTCCGGGAAGGGTGATCCCGAAGCAAACAGGCAGCGTCCCTCGGTATGTTCGTAAGCTTGCTGAGCAGTGCACTCGGCCAACGCAGTGGGATTCGACAGTGCCATGATCACAGGTCGTTCATTGTTTTCGGCCATGATTCGAAGGATCTCCGGTGTAAAAGCTCCCGCCACCGCCGAGGCACCAATCAAAACCGACGGTTCAACTTCCTTCACAAGTTCGGTGAAGTCTTCCGCTGGGTTATGTTCCTTGGCAAAGCAAACTCGATGAGAATCAGTATCGGGGTCTATTCGACTTTTCACTAGCAAACCTTCTTGATCGAACATCCAGATTTTGTCGTATGCCAATCGAGAATCAATGCCTTCgcgttccattgattttatcacTAAACTGGCGATTCCTACGGCAGCTCCTCCTGCTCCTAAGAACAGAAACGTTTGATCGGAGATTCTCTTTCCCGTCATTCTTTCGGCTGCGAACAACCCTGCAACTACGACTGCTGCCGTGCCCTGAATATCGTCGTTAAACGTGCAATATCTGTTTCGGAACATGTTCAAAAGTCGAAACGCATTGTGATTGGCAAAGTCCTCAAATTGAATCAACGTGCGTTGACCGTACCGCTTCACAACGGCCTCCATAAATTCCGAAACCAGTTCATCATATTCCTTACCCTGCACTCGTTTCTGTCGCAGTCCGATGTAAAGTGGATCATTCAGGAACTGTTCGTTGTTGGTTCCGACATCGAGCATCACCGGCAGACACTGATTGGGTCTTATTTTGGCCAGTCCCGTATACAGGGCAAGTTTCCCCACGGGAATGCCCATCCCGCATGCCCCCAAATCTCCCAAACCTAGAATGCGTTCCCCGTCCGTCACCACGATAGCGCGTACATCCGGTTCGGGCCAATTCCGGAGCACATCGCAGACATGGCCGCGATCGTTGATCGTCACAAACAGTCCCCGTGGGCGTCGGTAGATCAAACCAAACTTCTGACAGGCCAAACCGACCGTCGGGGTGTACACGATCGGCATGATAGTCTCAACGTTTTCGGTTAGCAACCGGAAGAACAGTTTTTCGTGTCGATCCTGCAGTGCCGTCAGGTACAGGTACTTGTTTAGGTCGTCTTTATAGCGCGACAGTGACATCCGGCACAGTTCCATCTGTTCGTCCATGGTTTTGACCCGGGCCGGTAGTAGACCGTGAATTCCGAGCTTCTGGCGTTCCTCGACACTGAACGCAAGACCTTTGTTCAGCCGAGCGTCCCTTAGGTGATCGATACCCCGGACCTGACCGGGGACGATGATGTTTCCCGTTACCTCATGGTAGAAGGCCCGTTCCAGTCCAAGCCCTGCTTGAAGAGCTTGTTTTAGTCTGGCAAATGAAACGTGGTTCAGAAAAGGCCTCGGTAGCTGATCATATCCTGAAATACCTGATCGAAGAGTTCGTTCTGAAAGCCATTTGGTTTCAAGAATGTGG
This genomic window from Malaya genurostris strain Urasoe2022 chromosome 1, Malgen_1.1, whole genome shotgun sequence contains:
- the LOC131429965 gene encoding NADP-dependent malic enzyme-like codes for the protein MAFRTNSSIRLKQALQAGLGLERAFYHEVTGNIIVPGQVRGIDHLRDARLNKGLAFSVEERQKLGIHGLLPARVKTMDEQMELCRMSLSRYKDDLNKYLYLTALQDRHEKLFFRLLTENVETIMPIVYTPTVGLACQKFGLIYRRPRGLFVTINDRGHVCDVLRNWPEPDVRAIVVTDGERILGLGDLGACGMGIPVGKLALYTGLAKIRPNQCLPVMLDVGTNNEQFLNDPLYIGLRQKRVQGKEYDELVSEFMEAVVKRYGQRTLIQFEDFANHNAFRLLNMFRNRYCTFNDDIQGTAAVVVAGLFAAERMTGKRISDQTFLFLGAGGAAVGIASLVIKSMEREGIDSRLAYDKIWMFDQEGLLVKSRIDPDTDSHRVCFAKEHNPAEDFTELVKEVEPSVLIGASAVAGAFTPEILRIMAENNERPVIMALSNPTALAECTAQQAYEHTEGRCLFASGSPFPEVQHNGRIYKTGQANNAYIFPGVALGVIVSGSYHIPDEMFLEAAKALASQILDEDLSQGSLYPPLSNIKDCSLQIALQVSEYAYKNGIASTYPIPTDLLAFLNSHQYDFYYRSALPITWKWPKIDQESTCQQRDIIFRYIPESQ